Proteins found in one Cellulomonas palmilytica genomic segment:
- a CDS encoding alpha/beta hydrolase fold domain-containing protein — protein sequence MAEGVDREFARLATARALVSPRTGTTRSLADDRRDAERWVARFGAGSAAQDEGRPASERTGSRSLVVRPVHDEGELWVLYVHGGGLVYYSTDVFAPFLRVLSDELRAPVEAFDYDKAPENPVLGSVGDLALRVTARARAVEGRRLVLVGDSVGGLLSLLLALRTLPDMFSQVVLLYPVLDLHTERPSYEQFGAGLFLDRDAMRQFTALLRPAFDALGLDPMHLPDADVARLAPTLVVTAGCDVLRDEAFAWVEQVSARGADVRHLVLDDLPHDFCLYAPSLRSARHAVETFARDITGALRTPAGAGGTTHGRTT from the coding sequence GTGGCTGAGGGCGTCGACCGGGAGTTCGCGCGGCTCGCGACGGCACGCGCGCTGGTCTCGCCGCGCACGGGCACGACCCGCTCGCTCGCCGACGACCGCCGTGACGCCGAGCGCTGGGTCGCCCGGTTCGGCGCGGGGTCCGCCGCGCAGGACGAGGGGCGTCCGGCCTCCGAGCGCACCGGCAGCCGCTCGCTCGTCGTGCGTCCGGTGCACGACGAGGGCGAGCTGTGGGTGCTCTACGTGCACGGCGGCGGGCTGGTCTACTACTCGACCGACGTCTTCGCGCCGTTCCTGCGGGTGCTGTCCGACGAGCTGCGCGCCCCCGTCGAGGCGTTCGACTACGACAAGGCGCCGGAGAACCCGGTGCTCGGCTCGGTCGGGGACCTCGCGCTGCGGGTGACGGCGCGCGCCCGCGCGGTCGAGGGGCGTCGCCTGGTGCTCGTCGGCGACAGCGTCGGCGGTCTGCTCTCGCTGCTGCTCGCGCTGCGCACGCTTCCGGACATGTTCTCGCAGGTCGTGCTGCTGTACCCGGTGCTCGACCTGCACACCGAGCGCCCCTCGTACGAGCAGTTCGGCGCCGGGCTGTTCCTCGACCGGGACGCCATGCGGCAGTTCACGGCGCTGCTGCGGCCGGCGTTCGACGCGCTCGGCCTGGACCCGATGCACCTGCCCGACGCCGACGTGGCGCGGCTCGCACCGACGCTCGTCGTGACCGCGGGGTGCGACGTGCTGCGCGACGAGGCGTTCGCGTGGGTCGAGCAGGTGAGCGCGCGCGGCGCGGACGTCCGCCATCTCGTGCTCGACGACCTGCCGCACGACTTCTGCCTGTACGCGCCGAGCCTGCGCTCCGCGCGGCACGCCGTCGAGACGTTCGCCCGGGACATCACCGGAGCGCTGCGCACACCCGCGGGAGCGGGCGGGACCACCCACGGAAGGACGACATGA
- a CDS encoding rhodanese-like domain-containing protein: MTTTASGTAVSSTAVSSTAVSRTAVSQAVRAKVAQYLEGALGRPVDDSVPDDTALSDLGLDSLLTISVIVALLDDAGVDLVDNPDALETPSTIADLHDMAARFLGGDDTVVQTTPIDEQTEQLAFYEAKLAYEIDSWDLSVALAEGEDIVVVDGRSADAYASGHIPGAVSIPHRTITPESVAELSREPLYVAYCDGIGCNASTKTALKLGREGFRVKELIGGLDWWKRDGHPVEGAAEQACAVDGAHSACGCAG, translated from the coding sequence ATGACGACGACAGCGAGCGGCACCGCAGTCAGCAGCACCGCAGTCAGCAGCACCGCAGTCAGCCGGACCGCAGTGAGCCAGGCCGTGCGGGCGAAGGTCGCGCAGTACCTCGAGGGCGCGCTCGGCCGACCGGTCGACGACTCGGTCCCCGACGACACCGCGCTCAGCGACCTGGGTCTGGACTCGCTCCTGACCATCAGCGTGATCGTCGCGCTCCTCGACGACGCGGGCGTCGACCTCGTCGACAACCCCGACGCGCTCGAGACCCCCAGCACCATCGCCGACCTGCACGACATGGCAGCACGATTCCTAGGAGGAGATGACACCGTGGTCCAGACGACACCGATCGACGAGCAGACAGAGCAGCTGGCTTTCTACGAGGCGAAGCTCGCGTACGAGATCGACTCCTGGGACCTGTCGGTCGCGCTGGCCGAGGGCGAGGACATCGTCGTCGTCGACGGGCGCAGCGCGGACGCGTACGCGTCCGGGCACATCCCCGGCGCGGTGAGCATCCCGCACCGCACGATCACGCCGGAGTCGGTCGCGGAGCTCTCGCGCGAGCCGCTGTACGTGGCGTACTGCGACGGGATCGGCTGCAACGCCTCGACGAAGACGGCCCTGAAGCTCGGCCGCGAGGGGTTCCGCGTCAAGGAGCTCATCGGCGGGCTCGACTGGTGGAAGCGCGACGGGCACCCGGTGGAGGGTGCCGCGGAGCAGGCGTGCGCGGTGGACGGGGCGCACTCGGCCTGCGGCTGCGCCGGATGA
- a CDS encoding NAD(P)/FAD-dependent oxidoreductase: MTSHDDRVVRPALETDVLVVGASLAGCATAIHLRGLGHRVTVVDKRSLTDDHYKQLCSHFVQPHAVPLLDALGLGHLRGREHGVATKAVFVTSGGVIDPPGTGYDPDRPDSYALNLERRVVDPQVRARAREVGAELLDETGVDEVRQGGDGWDVTLRQGGARRQVRARLVVAADGRRSRVAGLLGNEAEVRPNQRAAVFAYFRGIDAPAGDRSVFVRTEGDLACLYPLVDGRTALVLFAEHERVQDWRGEERARELVRYFARLDAVPDMSGAVLDSPVLGFTDYPNQVRSTVAGGVPFVGDAALSLDPMSGTGCGFALLSADLLRRAFEGRSLGPDDVTAALADYAAGHAAEIRPHVDGICADSLVGRNQESERRMFEAVCADDDLARLYLDVTGRLAQPARFQRALLTHLMAGRSRAASLASA, translated from the coding sequence ATGACGTCGCACGACGACCGCGTGGTGCGGCCCGCGCTCGAGACCGACGTCCTCGTCGTCGGTGCGAGCCTCGCGGGCTGCGCCACCGCGATCCACCTGCGGGGCCTCGGGCACCGGGTCACGGTGGTGGACAAGCGGTCGCTCACCGACGACCACTACAAGCAGCTCTGCTCGCACTTCGTGCAGCCGCACGCGGTCCCGCTGCTCGACGCGCTCGGCCTGGGTCACCTGCGGGGCCGCGAGCACGGCGTCGCGACGAAGGCGGTGTTCGTGACGTCGGGCGGCGTGATCGACCCGCCGGGCACGGGCTACGACCCGGATCGCCCGGACTCGTACGCGCTCAACCTCGAGCGGCGCGTGGTGGACCCGCAGGTCCGTGCCCGCGCGCGTGAGGTGGGTGCCGAGCTCCTGGACGAGACGGGCGTCGACGAGGTCCGGCAGGGCGGCGACGGGTGGGACGTGACGCTGCGCCAGGGCGGCGCCCGCCGGCAGGTCCGGGCGCGGCTCGTCGTCGCGGCGGACGGCCGGCGCTCGCGTGTCGCGGGGCTGCTGGGCAACGAGGCCGAGGTGCGGCCGAACCAGCGCGCCGCGGTGTTCGCCTACTTCCGCGGGATCGACGCGCCGGCGGGCGACCGTTCGGTGTTCGTCCGGACCGAGGGCGACCTCGCGTGCCTGTACCCGCTGGTCGACGGACGCACCGCGCTCGTCCTGTTCGCGGAGCACGAGCGCGTGCAGGACTGGCGGGGCGAGGAACGGGCGCGCGAGCTCGTGCGGTACTTCGCGCGGCTCGACGCGGTCCCGGACATGTCCGGTGCGGTCCTGGACTCGCCGGTCCTCGGGTTCACGGACTACCCGAACCAGGTGCGCAGCACCGTGGCCGGTGGCGTGCCGTTCGTGGGAGACGCGGCGCTGTCGCTCGACCCGATGAGCGGGACGGGCTGCGGGTTCGCGCTGCTGTCGGCGGACCTGCTGCGCCGCGCGTTCGAGGGCCGCTCGCTCGGGCCCGACGACGTGACGGCCGCGCTCGCGGACTACGCGGCCGGCCACGCGGCGGAGATCCGACCGCACGTGGACGGGATCTGCGCGGACTCGCTCGTCGGTCGCAACCAGGAGTCCGAGCGCCGCATGTTCGAGGCGGTCTGCGCGGACGACGACCTCGCGCGCCTGTACCTCGACGTCACGGGGCGGCTCGCGCAGCCCGCCCGGTTCCAGCGGGCGCTCCTGACGCATCTCATGGCGGGCCGCTCACGCGCGGCCTCGCTCGCGTCCGCGTAG
- a CDS encoding DUF3291 domain-containing protein, protein MSRVAFTTFAILKRPYGDPVVQGFDDLTPPTFAQAEGSPGFVARAKESPDQSHITNFNRDWGAWGRFEVPRFYTGGRTDETDSRASTLSLWTDLESVFSFVYSGIHRTALAQRHDWFLKPEWPTYAVWWVDDDVIPTWADACRRLEHLHDTGPSPYAFTLRQAFDADGSPVRVRGLVAAQPADA, encoded by the coding sequence ATGTCACGCGTCGCCTTCACGACCTTCGCGATCCTCAAGAGGCCGTACGGGGACCCGGTGGTGCAGGGGTTCGACGACCTCACGCCGCCGACGTTCGCGCAGGCCGAGGGCAGCCCGGGCTTCGTCGCGCGGGCCAAGGAGAGCCCCGACCAGTCGCACATCACGAACTTCAACCGCGACTGGGGCGCCTGGGGACGGTTCGAGGTCCCGCGGTTCTACACGGGCGGCCGGACCGACGAGACGGACAGCCGCGCGTCGACCCTGTCGCTGTGGACGGACCTGGAGTCGGTGTTCTCCTTCGTCTACTCGGGCATCCACCGCACCGCGCTCGCGCAGCGGCACGACTGGTTCCTCAAGCCGGAGTGGCCCACGTACGCGGTGTGGTGGGTCGACGACGACGTGATCCCGACGTGGGCGGACGCGTGCCGCCGCCTCGAGCACCTGCACGACACCGGGCCGAGCCCGTACGCCTTCACGCTGCGCCAGGCGTTCGACGCCGACGGCTCGCCCGTCCGGGTGCGCGGTCTCGTCGCCGCGCAGCCCGCCGACGCCTGA
- a CDS encoding class I tRNA ligase family protein, with the protein MSWSYEMHLQPMLSATDIEGLPFGSVFGSVPGHTVSKRHAHQDGEVFVVLAGRAVVVVGDEERELGAGETVFIPPFSAHEIRNERDEPFDIVSIYWEHIPSAVEVLGRQPAADKVADRTLVACPPVTPNGGLHLGHLSGPYVRADMLVRALRSQGREARHLTGTDDQQSYVAAHARVTGATSTDVALAAGDGIVATLAAADVRVDRVTRPLRDAGHAERIRELFARVAAAPTVEERERETPYCPACDLSLHQAFARGTCAHCDAASDGEICEACGRPNEARELVDLRCRACGGPAELRTERALWLDLAAHADELRAYLRSVHASPDLMVLVERLLDEGLAPYRLTRTSDWGITLDDGQAIDAWVDLALTFLAAVQAEVDEHGPARTVLFLGYDNSYYYAVLLPVLAIAAGLTEHLPATFVTNQFLHLGADKFSTSRGHAVWADDALRASGPDALRVALLRDAPEGRVTHLDEERAVSLTQDPLHRAARAWLAGFAGIGADGVVPGTGAWTDSHREFYRYLGLVTQQLDGLLLPESFSARGYVRLLDAFVERCVEFRATETVARTVGSLAEEARTSLALEFLAAKVFAALVWPLAPRTALAVWRWLGLEGEPVRESGWTFLPGGTRCDGPAPRVDEAASDEGPVDAAGGGTAPDEERELVASVRA; encoded by the coding sequence ATGAGCTGGTCCTACGAGATGCACCTGCAGCCCATGCTCTCGGCCACCGACATCGAGGGCCTGCCGTTCGGCTCGGTGTTCGGCAGCGTGCCCGGGCACACCGTGTCCAAGCGCCACGCGCACCAGGACGGCGAGGTCTTCGTCGTGCTCGCGGGGCGGGCCGTCGTCGTGGTCGGCGACGAGGAGCGCGAGCTCGGCGCGGGCGAGACGGTGTTCATCCCGCCGTTCAGCGCGCACGAGATCCGCAACGAGCGCGACGAGCCGTTCGACATCGTCTCGATCTACTGGGAGCACATCCCGAGCGCGGTCGAGGTGCTGGGCCGGCAGCCGGCCGCGGACAAGGTCGCGGACCGCACTCTCGTCGCGTGCCCGCCCGTCACGCCGAACGGCGGCCTGCACCTGGGGCACCTGTCGGGGCCGTACGTGCGCGCCGACATGCTGGTGCGCGCGCTGCGCAGCCAGGGCCGCGAGGCGCGGCACCTGACGGGGACCGACGACCAGCAGTCGTACGTGGCCGCGCACGCGCGGGTCACCGGCGCGACGAGCACGGACGTCGCGCTCGCGGCGGGCGACGGGATCGTCGCGACGCTGGCGGCGGCGGACGTCCGGGTGGACCGCGTGACGCGGCCGCTGCGGGACGCGGGACACGCCGAGCGGATCCGTGAGCTGTTCGCGCGGGTCGCGGCGGCGCCGACCGTCGAGGAGCGCGAGCGAGAGACGCCGTACTGCCCGGCGTGCGACCTGTCGCTGCACCAGGCGTTCGCGCGCGGGACGTGCGCGCACTGCGACGCGGCGAGCGACGGGGAGATCTGCGAGGCGTGCGGCCGGCCGAACGAGGCGCGCGAGCTCGTCGACCTGCGCTGCCGTGCGTGCGGCGGCCCGGCGGAGCTGCGCACGGAGCGGGCGCTGTGGCTCGACCTCGCGGCGCACGCCGACGAGCTGCGCGCCTACCTGCGCTCGGTCCACGCGTCGCCGGACCTCATGGTGCTGGTCGAGCGCCTGCTCGACGAGGGCCTCGCGCCGTACCGCCTGACGCGCACGAGCGACTGGGGGATCACGCTCGACGACGGTCAGGCGATCGACGCGTGGGTGGACCTCGCGCTCACGTTCCTCGCGGCGGTGCAGGCCGAGGTCGACGAGCACGGCCCCGCCCGGACCGTGCTGTTCCTCGGGTACGACAACAGCTACTACTACGCGGTGCTGCTCCCGGTGCTCGCGATCGCTGCGGGGCTGACCGAGCACCTGCCCGCGACGTTCGTCACGAACCAGTTCCTGCACCTGGGCGCGGACAAGTTCTCGACGAGCCGCGGGCACGCCGTGTGGGCGGACGACGCCCTGCGCGCGTCCGGTCCCGACGCCCTGCGCGTCGCGCTGCTGCGTGACGCGCCCGAGGGCCGGGTCACGCACCTCGACGAGGAGCGCGCGGTCAGCCTCACGCAGGACCCGTTGCACCGCGCGGCGCGCGCGTGGCTCGCCGGGTTCGCGGGCATCGGCGCGGACGGCGTGGTGCCCGGGACGGGCGCGTGGACCGACAGCCACCGCGAGTTCTACCGCTACCTCGGCCTGGTCACGCAGCAGCTCGACGGGCTGCTGCTGCCCGAGTCGTTCAGCGCGCGCGGGTACGTGCGGCTGCTCGACGCGTTCGTCGAACGGTGCGTGGAGTTCCGGGCGACGGAGACCGTCGCGCGGACCGTGGGCTCGCTCGCGGAGGAGGCGCGCACGAGCCTCGCGCTGGAGTTCCTCGCGGCCAAGGTGTTCGCCGCGCTCGTGTGGCCGCTCGCGCCGCGCACCGCGCTGGCGGTGTGGCGGTGGCTCGGCCTCGAGGGTGAGCCGGTGCGCGAGTCGGGGTGGACGTTCCTGCCCGGCGGCACGCGGTGCGACGGTCCGGCGCCGCGTGTCGACGAGGCTGCGTCCGACGAGGGCCCCGTGGACGCCGCCGGCGGCGGGACCGCACCCGACGAGGAGCGCGAGCTCGTCGCGAGCGTGCGCGCGTGA
- a CDS encoding NAD(P)/FAD-dependent oxidoreductase — protein sequence MTSPTGTTRLPSRADVVVVGAGIIGAAVADALAGRGLDVLVLERSDEPATGATGSSGGMVRAYDPDPLVADLALRSLATYRDDARWPHGAPLHAVGALTIADPAQEHALRAAAARINDALGTSAHVVTRRATAVGVELSGGVALVEPEAGFVDPVAVTRTWLRRAVEAGAEVRYGVRVTGVEEAGVEDADGWARVLTDAGPVLADEVVVAVGPWGAHALDGLGPRPRVRTRSIQVSIVEGRPPGTDHATVVDLRTGVYARPYGTGASLVGMPHLVWDVDLDAEPDEQHVHATLAALAGHLPWLPDVSVRRTVRSADAYALPDADGPAGASLLAPTAVPHVRTVRGWDGGGVKVAPEAGRRIAETVVAAVAERHRAPAAAPVPTTHRKGDPWLTDMT from the coding sequence GTGACCAGCCCGACCGGCACGACGAGGCTGCCGTCCCGCGCGGACGTCGTGGTCGTCGGCGCGGGCATCATCGGGGCCGCGGTCGCGGACGCCCTCGCGGGACGCGGGCTCGACGTGCTCGTGCTCGAGCGCTCCGACGAGCCCGCGACGGGCGCGACGGGCAGCTCGGGCGGCATGGTCCGCGCGTACGACCCCGACCCGCTCGTCGCCGACCTCGCGCTGCGCAGCCTCGCGACGTACCGCGACGACGCCCGGTGGCCGCACGGCGCACCGCTGCACGCGGTGGGCGCGCTGACGATCGCGGACCCGGCGCAGGAGCACGCGCTGCGCGCCGCCGCGGCCCGGATCAACGACGCGCTCGGCACGTCCGCGCACGTGGTGACGCGGCGCGCGACCGCGGTGGGCGTCGAGCTCTCGGGGGGTGTCGCGCTCGTCGAGCCCGAGGCGGGCTTCGTGGACCCGGTCGCGGTGACCCGCACCTGGCTGCGCCGCGCCGTCGAGGCGGGCGCCGAGGTCCGCTACGGCGTGCGCGTCACCGGGGTCGAGGAGGCCGGGGTCGAGGACGCGGACGGGTGGGCGCGCGTGCTCACGGACGCCGGACCGGTGCTCGCCGACGAGGTCGTCGTGGCCGTCGGACCGTGGGGTGCGCACGCGCTCGACGGGCTCGGTCCGCGGCCGCGGGTCCGCACCCGCTCGATCCAGGTCAGCATCGTCGAGGGCCGCCCGCCGGGCACGGACCACGCCACCGTCGTCGACCTGCGCACCGGCGTGTACGCGCGCCCGTACGGGACCGGCGCGAGCCTCGTCGGCATGCCGCACCTCGTGTGGGACGTCGACCTCGACGCCGAGCCCGACGAGCAGCACGTGCACGCGACGCTCGCCGCGCTCGCCGGCCACCTGCCGTGGCTGCCCGACGTGTCGGTCCGCCGCACGGTCCGCTCGGCGGACGCGTACGCGCTGCCCGACGCGGACGGCCCGGCCGGGGCGTCGCTGCTCGCCCCGACCGCCGTGCCGCACGTGCGGACCGTCCGCGGCTGGGACGGCGGCGGCGTGAAGGTCGCACCCGAGGCGGGCCGCCGCATCGCGGAGACCGTCGTCGCGGCCGTCGCCGAGCGCCACCGCGCGCCGGCCGCCGCACCTGTCCCCACCACCCACCGAAAGGGAGACCCGTGGCTCACCGACATGACGTGA
- a CDS encoding lysine N(6)-hydroxylase/L-ornithine N(5)-oxygenase family protein: protein MIGIGFGPANIALAVALEEEGYDLDVRFVESRPEPSWQAAMMLDGSDIQNHPVRDLVSLRNPRSRYSFINFLFENGRLLDHLNVPMEFPLRKEYAQYVSWVAGLVPAQVDYGVRVVGVERTTDDAGEPCYRVTTSDGETLLGRALVVGTGRSPFVPEPFDTVDSPRVFHLTDYLPALERLDALAADDGGPRSVTVVGGSQSAVELTLDLARRYPRAQVHTLVRSLTLRQKDTSPFSEEGYFPEFTEYYYRAPRDRKDAIDSFMRLTNYSSADGDVLRELYRLVYEQRIDGDQRVFVRGSRQVRTVDADERGVRLTVEELNTGEVEELETDAVVLATGFRDLGPGPHQERVPALIRSVADDFRFDDHGYLEVEPHYEVRPLDARTPALFLNGLCESTHGIGDAGSFSLLSLRAKVIAESLWKRLA, encoded by the coding sequence GTGATCGGCATCGGATTCGGCCCGGCCAACATCGCCCTCGCCGTCGCGCTCGAGGAGGAGGGCTACGACCTCGACGTGCGGTTCGTCGAGTCCCGCCCCGAGCCGTCGTGGCAGGCGGCGATGATGCTCGACGGCTCGGACATCCAGAACCACCCGGTGCGGGACCTCGTCTCGCTGCGCAACCCGCGCAGCCGGTACAGCTTCATCAACTTCCTGTTCGAGAACGGGCGGCTCCTCGACCACCTCAACGTGCCGATGGAGTTCCCGCTGCGCAAGGAGTACGCGCAGTACGTGAGCTGGGTCGCGGGCCTCGTGCCCGCGCAGGTCGACTACGGCGTCAGGGTCGTCGGTGTGGAGCGCACCACCGACGACGCGGGGGAGCCCTGCTACCGGGTCACGACGTCGGACGGCGAGACCCTGCTGGGCCGCGCGCTCGTCGTCGGGACCGGGCGCAGCCCGTTCGTCCCGGAGCCGTTCGACACGGTCGACTCGCCGCGCGTCTTCCACCTCACCGACTACCTGCCCGCGCTCGAGCGGCTCGACGCGCTCGCGGCCGACGACGGCGGCCCGCGCTCGGTGACCGTCGTCGGCGGCAGCCAGAGCGCGGTCGAGCTCACGCTGGACCTCGCGCGGCGCTACCCGCGCGCGCAGGTGCACACGCTCGTGCGCTCGCTCACGCTGCGGCAGAAGGACACGAGCCCGTTCAGCGAGGAGGGCTACTTCCCGGAGTTCACGGAGTACTACTACCGGGCGCCGCGCGACCGGAAGGACGCGATCGACTCGTTCATGCGGCTCACCAACTACTCGTCGGCCGACGGCGACGTGCTGCGCGAGCTGTACCGCCTGGTCTACGAGCAGCGCATCGACGGCGACCAGCGGGTGTTCGTGCGCGGCAGCCGTCAGGTGCGGACCGTGGACGCCGACGAGCGCGGGGTCCGGCTGACCGTCGAGGAGCTCAACACGGGTGAGGTGGAGGAGCTCGAGACCGACGCGGTCGTCCTCGCCACGGGCTTCCGCGACCTGGGCCCCGGGCCGCACCAGGAGCGCGTCCCCGCGCTCATCCGGTCCGTCGCGGACGACTTCCGCTTCGACGACCACGGGTACCTCGAGGTCGAGCCGCACTACGAGGTCCGCCCGCTCGACGCGCGTACGCCCGCACTGTTCCTCAACGGGCTGTGCGAGTCGACGCACGGGATCGGTGACGCCGGCTCGTTCAGCCTGCTGTCGCTGCGCGCGAAGGTGATCGCCGAGAGCCTCTGGAAGCGGCTCGCGTAG
- the ectB gene encoding diaminobutyrate--2-oxoglutarate transaminase has product MAVPTTIESEVRSYSRSWPVVFTHGRGSRLYDEDDRAYLDFFAGASALNYGHNHPVLKQELLRYVERDGVTHSLDMFTGARTAFLHELDARVLQPRGLDYKVQFPGPTGTNSVEAALKLARKVTGRQTVVAFTGAFHGMSLGSLAVTGNASKRAGAGVPLGLTWRLPYDGFGGGKVCGLTLLESMLDDSSSGMDLPAAVIVETVQGEGGVNPARLTWLADLADVCARRGILLVLDDIQMGCGRTGPFFSFEAAGIVPDIVCLSKSISGYGLPMALTLFRSELDVWSPGEHNGTFRGNNPAFVTATAALREFWSDDSLEKQTMVRELLLREHLGELAHEHEEHVTQARGRGLVWGLAFRDPRLARRTADEAFARGLLVETAGSCDEVVKLLPALTTTDDELTEGLDILRASVATAVRGRAG; this is encoded by the coding sequence GTGGCCGTACCCACCACCATCGAGTCCGAGGTCCGCAGCTACAGCCGGAGCTGGCCCGTCGTCTTCACGCACGGACGCGGCAGCCGGCTGTACGACGAGGACGACCGCGCCTACCTGGACTTCTTCGCCGGAGCGAGCGCGCTCAACTACGGGCACAACCACCCGGTGCTCAAGCAGGAGCTCCTGCGCTACGTCGAGCGCGACGGCGTCACCCACAGCCTCGACATGTTCACGGGCGCGCGCACCGCGTTCCTCCACGAGCTCGACGCGCGGGTGCTGCAGCCCCGCGGCCTCGACTACAAGGTCCAGTTCCCCGGCCCGACCGGCACCAACAGCGTCGAGGCGGCGCTCAAGCTCGCGCGCAAGGTCACGGGCCGTCAGACGGTCGTCGCGTTCACGGGCGCGTTCCACGGCATGTCGCTCGGCTCGCTCGCGGTGACGGGCAACGCGAGCAAGCGTGCCGGCGCCGGCGTGCCGCTCGGGCTGACGTGGCGTCTCCCGTACGACGGGTTCGGCGGCGGCAAGGTCTGCGGGCTGACGCTGCTGGAGTCGATGCTCGACGACAGCAGCAGCGGCATGGACCTGCCGGCGGCCGTGATCGTCGAGACCGTGCAGGGCGAGGGCGGCGTCAACCCGGCGCGGCTGACGTGGCTCGCGGACCTCGCCGACGTGTGCGCGCGGCGCGGCATCCTGCTCGTCCTCGACGACATCCAGATGGGCTGCGGCCGGACCGGACCGTTCTTCAGCTTCGAGGCCGCGGGGATCGTGCCGGACATCGTCTGCCTGTCGAAGTCGATCAGCGGCTACGGTCTGCCGATGGCCCTCACGCTCTTCCGCTCGGAGCTCGACGTGTGGAGCCCGGGCGAGCACAACGGCACGTTCCGCGGGAACAACCCCGCGTTCGTGACCGCGACGGCCGCGCTGCGCGAGTTCTGGTCCGACGACTCGCTGGAGAAGCAGACGATGGTCCGCGAGCTGCTGCTGCGCGAGCACCTCGGCGAGCTCGCGCACGAGCACGAGGAGCACGTGACGCAGGCGCGCGGGCGCGGCCTGGTGTGGGGTCTGGCGTTCCGCGACCCGCGCCTCGCGCGCCGCACCGCCGACGAGGCGTTCGCCCGCGGGCTGCTGGTGGAGACCGCCGGGTCGTGCGACGAGGTGGTGAAGCTCCTGCCCGCGCTGACGACGACGGACGACGAGCTCACCGAGGGGCTCGACATCCTGCGCGCGTCGGTGGCGACGGCCGTCCGGGGTCGTGCCGGGTAG
- a CDS encoding DMT family transporter, translating into MPGRATTSAAGVRVGVACGVGANLVWGLAFLVPVVLPDAPTTALALGRYLAFGALSAVLLAATWRRALVGVGPQAWRTAMLFAVTGHLGYYALLVQGIRWAGAPIATVIIGLLPVSVAVTGNWLRREYPFARLVPPLALIVCGLALVYAVELDWQSAVAGRSRGEWALGIAAALGALVLWTSYAVRNAHFLRANPQIASTTWSTLMGVGTLVLSLAALPVVALTGGLRVDGPGDGPAGVVPVVVASVVLGVVVSWLGTVLWSRSSALTPISVAGQLAVVQVCAGLAYVFVWEGRVPPALELAGFVLVVAGVLTAIRRARRAPVAVATR; encoded by the coding sequence GTGCCGGGTAGGGCGACGACGAGCGCGGCGGGCGTCAGGGTCGGCGTCGCGTGCGGCGTCGGCGCGAACCTCGTCTGGGGCCTGGCGTTCCTGGTGCCCGTCGTGCTGCCCGACGCGCCGACGACCGCGCTCGCGCTCGGCCGGTACCTGGCGTTCGGCGCGCTCTCGGCGGTCCTGCTCGCGGCGACGTGGCGTCGGGCGCTCGTGGGCGTGGGCCCGCAGGCGTGGCGCACCGCGATGCTGTTCGCGGTGACCGGGCACCTGGGCTACTACGCGCTCCTGGTCCAGGGCATCCGGTGGGCGGGTGCGCCGATCGCGACCGTGATCATCGGGCTGCTACCGGTGTCGGTGGCGGTCACGGGCAACTGGCTGCGCCGCGAGTACCCGTTCGCCCGGCTGGTCCCGCCGCTCGCGCTGATCGTCTGCGGGCTCGCGCTCGTGTACGCCGTCGAGCTGGACTGGCAGAGCGCGGTGGCCGGGAGGTCGCGGGGCGAGTGGGCGCTCGGCATCGCGGCCGCCCTCGGGGCGCTCGTCCTGTGGACGTCGTACGCGGTGCGCAACGCGCACTTCCTGCGCGCCAACCCGCAGATCGCCTCGACCACGTGGTCGACGCTCATGGGTGTGGGCACGCTCGTGCTGTCGCTCGCCGCGCTTCCGGTCGTGGCGCTCACCGGCGGCCTGCGGGTGGACGGGCCGGGTGACGGTCCGGCCGGGGTCGTGCCCGTCGTCGTCGCGAGCGTCGTGCTGGGCGTCGTCGTGTCGTGGCTCGGGACGGTGCTGTGGAGCCGGTCGTCCGCGCTCACGCCCATCTCGGTCGCGGGCCAGCTCGCGGTGGTCCAGGTGTGCGCCGGGCTGGCGTACGTGTTCGTGTGGGAGGGCCGGGTGCCGCCCGCGCTCGAGCTCGCGGGGTTCGTGCTCGTCGTCGCGGGCGTGCTCACCGCCATCCGCCGCGCGCGGCGTGCGCCGGTGGCGGTGGCGACGCGCTGA